The Psilocybe cubensis strain MGC-MH-2018 chromosome 7, whole genome shotgun sequence genome has a window encoding:
- a CDS encoding Mitochondrial import inner membrane translocase subunit TIM44 codes for MLPRNLQSVAARTGTRTRNLIRSSAPSTSLRIVVGHQHSAFHSSSRRQNELPKSPFQTFVEVLKDELKKSRELQDSVKQLQGDVDKLQDSEALKRARAAYERARLTSSIKENPKLRAAAEELKKAGIKVGDAVSEALKTMEESEVMRVISRASSAVSSAVEKSTEPIRKTAAYKTLAETIVDSLDDSGSAKHAGFEEKEARRLRRQKRLEKAGRAAGLGPNRIVANPDAGEAMVLHKDSPRQEAWNKLKETNPVLRTLVSMRQAYDESENPIVSSVRSVTETVGSWFDENETAQVMRLMKSMDPSFNRENFERELREYIVPEVVDAYLSADRESLQQWCGEATYNVLWATMEHFLRQGLISDSKVLDIRQVDVSDAKILENEVPIFLVTFATQEMLLFRNAKTGEIVVGAENKVEQCTYAAAVTRVPEDLDNELTGGWKVVEMARRSARAYL; via the exons ATGCTTCCGAGGAATCTACAGAGTGTTGCTGCGCGTACCGGCACCCGTACCCGCAACCTGATTCGGTCATCAGCGCCTTCGACATCGCTGCGTATAGTGGTTGGGCACCAACATTCTGCTTTTCATTCCTCGTCTCGGCGCCAGAACGAACTTCCAAAATCACCTTTTCAAACATTTGTGGAAGTATTAAAAGACGAGTTGAAGAAGAGTCGAGAGCTCCAGGATAGTGTCAAGCAGCTGCAGGGTGATGTAGACAAGCTACAGGACTCGGAGGCGCTGAAACGCGCGAGAGCAGCGTATGAACGGGCAAGG TTAACTTCCAGTATCAAAGAAAATCCAAAATTAAGAGCCGCCGCTGAGGAGCTCAAGAAAGCTGGCATTAAGGTTGGAGATGCCGTTTCGGAGGCTCTGAAAACCATGGAAGAGAGCGAAGTTATGCGAGTT ATATCTCGGGCATCCTCTGCAGTCTCATCTGCTGTTGAAAAATCGACAGAACCCATCCGAAAGACCGCTGCATACAAAACGTTAGCCGAAACAATAGTCGATTCATTAGATGACAGTGGTAGTGCCAAACATGCTGGATTCGAGGAGAAAGAGGCACGTCGACTCAGAAGGCAAAAGCGCCTTGAAAAAGCTGGTCGTGCTGCTGGACTGGGCCCAAACCGTATTGTTGCAAACCCCGA TGCCGGTGAAGCCATGGTGCTCCATAAAGATTCCCCAAGACAAGAAGCTTGGAACAAACTGAAGGAAACGAACCCTGTTCTGAGAACTCTAGTATCGATGCGACAAGCATACGATGAGAGTGAAAATCCTATTGTCTCTTCCGTGCGATCTGTAACGGAAACCGTGGGGTCATGGTTCGATGAAAATGAGACTGCCCAGGTAATGCGACTCATGAAGAGCATGGACCCATCATTCAATCGTGAAAATTTCGAGCGAGAGCTGAGGGAGTACATTGTTCCAGAGGTCGTAGATGCTTACTTGTCTGCTGATCGGGAGTCATTGCAACAGTGGTGTGGTGAAGCC ACATATAATGTGCTATGGGCAACCATGGAACACTTCCTTCGTCAAGGATTGATaagtgatagcaaagtgcTGGATATTCGTCAAGTTGAT GTCTCTGATGCCAAAATACTGGAGAATGAAGTGCCCATTTTTTTGGTTACCTTTGCAACCCAGGAAATGCTGCTATTCCGTAATGCTAAAACGGGAGAGATCGTTGTTGGCGCTGAAAACAAGGTCGAGCAATGCACATATGCTGCAGCCGTGACCCGTGTTCCAGAGGACTTGGATAACGAGCTTACTGGAGGGTGGAAAGTTGTTGAG ATGGCGCGAAGAAGTGCACGTGCATATCTTTAA
- a CDS encoding Major facilitator-type transporter ecdD → MPGGPAATGSAIGGSATSKSKFAGIAMTTFSAFGGILFGYDTGVISGIKEMRTWLMQFGFPTDDPKFTTGYRISSSSESLVVSILSAGTFFGALIGAPAADILGRKWGIIFACLVFSIGIAMQTAATQMALFVVGRVFAGLGVGLVSCLIPMYQSECSPKWIRGAVVSTYQWAITIGILLAAIVNNSTKDFDGKNAWQIPVALQFAWAGILALGMFFLPESPRWLIKRGRNADAAISLGRLTGAASNSPEVETELEEIRQNFEEEKALGESTYADCFKFSKNKIALRTLSGIFIQAWQQLTGINFIFYYGTTFFKNSGINNPFTISIVTGVVNVVMTIPGIWGIERFGRRRLLLVGAIGMCLCEYIVAIIGATISTENIAGQKVLIAFVCLYIAFFASTWGPIAWVITGEIFPLQVRAKAMSLSVASNWLWNFGIAYATPYLVNKEPGSAGLESNVFFIWGSTCFCCIIFTFLCIPETKGLSLEQIDLMYQNTTPIKSLEYRRRLIAEGADAVHGGDVKHHSSEHFEEKV, encoded by the exons ATGCCGGGAGGACCTGCCGCGACTGGAAGTGCCATTGGGGGCTCTGCCACCAGCAAGAGCAAATTTGCTGGAATCGCCATGACGA CATTCAGCGCGTTTGGTGGTATCCTCTTCGGCTATGACACTGGTGTTATCAGTGGTATAAAAGAAATGAGGACGTGGCTTATGCAGTTCGGTTTCCCTACGGATGACCCCAAGTTCACCACTGGTTACCGtatctcctcgtcctccgaGTCTCTCGTTGTTTCCATTCTTTCGGCCGGTACTTTCTTCGGTGCTTTGATTGGTGCTCCCGCTGCTG ATATTCTTGGGAGAAAATGGGGCATCATTTTTGCTTGTCTTGTCTTTTCTATTGGTATCGCAATGCAAACTGCTGCCACCCAAATGGCTCTCTTCGTTGTTGGACGTGTCTTCGCCGGCCTCGGTGTTGGTCTCGTCTCATGCTTGATCCCAATGTACCAGTCTGAGTG CTCTCCTAAGTGGATCCGTGGTGCTGTTGTATCTACCTATCAATGGGCTATCACCATTGGTATTCTCCTTGCCGCAATTGTCAACAATAGCACGAAGGACTTCGACGGAAAGAACGCTTGGCAAATCCCTGTCGCCCTTCAATTTGCTTGGGCTGGAATTCTCGCCCTCGGAATGTTCTTCCTGCCCGAG TCGCCTCGCTGGCTCATCAAGCGCGGACGCAACGCTGATGCAGCAATCTCCTTGGGTCGTCTTACTGGTGCCGCTTCGAACAGCCCCGAGGTTGAGACTGAGCTTGAGGAAATTCGCCAAAACttcgaagaggaaaaagCGCTTGGCGAAAGCACTTACGCCGATTGCTTCAAGTTCAGCAAAAACAAGATTGCCCTTCGTACCCTCTCTGGTATCTTCATTCAAGCTTGGCAACAACTCACTGGAA TCAACTTTATCTTCTATTACGGAACGACGTTCTTCAAGAACTCCGGTATCAACAATCCTTTCACAATTTCGATCGTCACTGGTGTTGTCAACGTTGTAATGACTATTCCCGGAATCTGGGGTATTGAACGTTTCGGTCGTCGTCGCCTTCTCCTTGTCGGTGCCATTGGTATGTGCTTGTGCGAGTACATTGTTGCCATTATCGGTGCCACAATCTCTACCGAGAACATTGCCGGACAGAAAGTCCTCATTGCTTTCGTTTGTCTGTACATC GCATTCTTTGCCTCCACTTGGGGCCCCATCGCCTGGGTTATCACTGGTGAAATTTTCCCCCTTCAAGTTCGTGCCAAGGCGATGTCACTTTCGGTTGCCAGCAACTGGCTGTGGAACTTTGGGATCGCTTATGCCA CCCCTTATCTCGTCAACAAGGAACCAGGCTCCGCTGGGCTTGAATCCAATGTGTTCTTCATTTGGGGATCTACCTGCTTCTGCTGCATCATCTTCACTTTCCTTTGCATTCCCGAG ACAAAGGGTCTTTCCCTCGAGCAAATCGATCTCATGTACCAGAACACCACCCCGATCAAGTCCCTCGAATATCGCAGACGCCTCATCGCCGAGGGTGCCGACGCCGTTCACGGCGGCGACGTCAAGCACCACAGCTCCGAGCATTTCGAGGAGAAAGTTTAA
- a CDS encoding Cytochrome c heme lyase → MGQTNSRIDSNSTSIPSSGGCPVPHAASPSPPDLAQPAKCPVDHTPPQKAAQCPVDHDAVNPLNQMPTLSQMPSQMQGIHLPTDRTESSIPRDSSSKWEYPSPQQFYNALVRKGWETPEEHVVTMVEIHNFLNEEAWEEVRKWERRHNCDEGLQLTRFKGRPGEISPKARFWMFAGWLLPSRFNSEPPFDRHDWIVRRPTTGEEVRYVIDYYSAPPEPDGSPVFSLDVRPAIDSFGSLADRIAVATEKVWANIRDNDKNPPGPSKL, encoded by the exons ATGGGTCAAACCAACTCACGTATCGACTcaaattcaacttcaataCCCTCATCTGGGGGCTGTCCAGTTCCTCATGCAGCCTCTCCATCCCCTCCAGACCTTGCTCAGCCTGCAAAATGCCCTGTTGATCACACGCCACCTCAAAAGGCTGCTCAGTGTCCCGTAGACCATGATGCAGTCAACCCACTGAATCAGATGCCTACTCTGTCTCAAATGCCCTCACAAATGCAAGGCATACACCTTCCTACAGACCGAACAGAATCCTCTATTCCTAGGGATAGCAGTTCGAAATGGGAGTATCCATCACCACAACAGTTCTACAATGCTCTTGTTCGAAAGGGATGGGAAACTCCCGAAGAGCATGTCGTTACAATGGTAGAGATACACAATTTCCTCAATGAGGAAGCTTGGGAGGAGGTGAGGAAGTGGGAGCGAAGACATAATTG TGATGAAGGTCTACAACTCACACGTTTTAAAGGCCGTCCAGGCGAGATTTCGCCCAAAGCACGGTTTTGGATGTTCGCTGGATGGCTTCTACCATCTCGATTCAA TTCTGAACCACCCTTCGACAGACATGATTGGATAGTCCGTCGGCCAACCACTGGTGAAGAAGTCCGCTATGTTATAGATTACTACTCTGCTCCACCCGAACCTGATGGCTCGCCGGTCTTTTCCTTGGATGTTCGACCAGCCATCGATAGCTTCGGAAGCCTTGCAGATCGCATAGCTGTGGCGACAGAAAAAGTATGGGCGAACATACGCGATAACGACAAAAATCCTCCTGGACCAAGCAAACTCTAA